ATTATGATGGTGTTCTAGGAAGGTCATCcttatgaaggaaaataattcATCTCTGTTCCTTATGATCTTCTTGTGGCTTCTTAGGAGAAATCCCAAAACAGGAAACATATTAAAAAgctaaagaaatataaaaaagtacTTTAAATATGAGCACAAACCAGTTGGGATAATGTAAGTGATAATATTAttgaaaaattatagaaataacaCTTTCAATTTTTGCCTCAGCTAACAATGATAAGCAGGATTATATAATGATGCTTTTTCATTTGTCAAAATTAGGCGATCAACAGTGAATCTTGATACAGCTCATAATCTCTGTGTGTGCAGAGTATTTTGCATATTGTATCTGTGGGGTAATATAGTTGAAGATGATATTATAAGATTTATGCTAAGAGTGATAGACCCAgtgtttttctcaaaaaaaatcttATGTGAGTCCTGGTAAGCAACTTCATTATTTTAATCCTAAGCAGCACAATAAATTTACTTATGTTTCCTGTAGAATCACAGAAATACTTCAGTTTTTAATAGTCATTATCTGTAGATCTCATCAATAAGTACCAGTTAGTCAAGTGATCCCCTACTcttaaaaatgttcaaagaagATTTGACAGGGCCACTTCTTCTGTATTGTGTACTGTAAAGACATTCTTGAACTCCTTGACATAGAAAAGGTGCACCAGGTACACGATATTACTAACTTAGCTTACATATACTATTACTGGTTGGTTTGTTGTCAGTTAACCACCTCCTGGCCCAGATGCCCCTGGAAGAAGACAAGGGTGATACCGACTGACGACAACTAGATGTCAAGAGTTCTCAGCTCAGATGGCCagacaaggaaggaagagagcaagGGATGCTGACAAGAGAGACAAGAAAGGTCTCAGGACTGTGCCAGATTTCTTGACCAGAGAGGCAAGGCTGAGCATAGGCAGACTGATTGCCTTtgtttctctccatcccctctttTCCCTATTTAATCTGCTGGCTGGGGATGAGATAtaagacagatttttttaaggACGTGAATAGCTCTCTGAATAAAGCTAATTTTAAAGactcaatactttttttttttttaaatctacaacTAGTAGGCAGCAGTAAGCTTTGACATTCTAGGTACAACTTTACTGTTTGCTAAAAATTTTCAGTATACTTATTTTAGTTAGGTGAAATCTGATATTTAGCCACCTTCTCAAGGGAGTTCGTGACTTCCCCAGATGACTTAGTGAACAAAAGAGACAAAAGATCTCATCTAAGGCTGTGTGAGATAGCTACCTTTGCCTGTCCCAAGCACCAGTATTGAGAGGTGATCTACATTTATAGTAAAAGCCTAAATTGTTCCAAAGTGAAATGATATGGTTGTCTCTACTGGTACTATTCAACATTTTACAaaactcttttttcccccttggatCTGGAAGATGAAAGATGTAAATTATACACACATCTCACATGTATGaatttttatctgcatgtatatctgtgcaccacttgcatgcctagtgcctacaaaggtcagaagaggacatctgatCCCATGgaattggggttacaggtggcttgtgggtcctggggatagaactaagatctggaagagcagccaatgctatTATCTGagtagccatctctccagcccccagaagacAGAACTTACAATGATAAAAGAATCATTGCTGAGCCACTGTGAATGTGGGTAGCTCAACATAAATATTGAGGTAGTTTAGTTGAgcacttcctttctctttaatATGCTTGTTAGTTCTTCTTGTTAAAACCCTCTTTCCTAACTGAATTCTACTATACACTTATGTTTAATTGATGCTAAGTTCATATCCCATGAATAGTTGTTGGTGTAGGTAATGAGAGATGGCTACAATTACAATCCATCCATCAAGGTATTTATTGCAGTGTTTTGTGGTGACAAAACCATCAGGTATGCTAAACAAACATGTTTGTCATACCATTAACTCAGAGTGCATTAACAATCAAGTGAACCTCAGAGGAACcaaatcaaaaaaggaaaaaagttaccACAATTCTCGGGCTTCCAATGAGTTTCACGTTTTCACCAATTAAAGATAAGAGTCTCAGGAAATGGGGGTCTTGGTAGTCAAACCGTTTCCCAAGCAACACGGACACAATGACATTGGCAACAGAAGCATTCAGTACTCTTTTGATCTCAAAGGGTTTTCCTAGAAGGCAATTTATCAAGCAGGTCAGGAATAGTAGTCACACACACAGCACTAAGCTACTTCTAGACTGTTGGGACAGCCTATCCAGTGAAGAGTTTCATAAAAGGATTATTTGTGATTGTGTCTTTCAAGGACATGAAGTTTACAGCTTTGACTAATGCCCGGAATTTACCACAAATGCTCAGATGgtcacaaagaaaattaaatggaaatgtGAAAGGAAAGTGGGCATTCAGCTCAGCTAAAGAAAGAATAGTGAGGCAGAGGCATCGTAATATTTGTGTAGGTACCTTTGTAGTGCAGTGTGTGGAGTGGAGGTTGTTAGTACACAGTGTATGAGAAAATATCATTCACTATAGTAGGCTGCATTGAAGTTTGGGGTAGAACATTCTATACTACATTCTGATATTTTCTGCATCTCTGAAATCTATACAGCGTGAAATCAGACCTGGTTTCATAGGTTTGTATCCCTGTCATTGGAGAGGCTGAAATATTCAGGGATTCTTAGGCTGTagaataagttcaaggccagcctagacaacCTAGTGGGATCCAGTTCCAAACTAAAAAGTAAAAGGAGGTCAGTAGCTGTAGCTTAGTGATCATGTGATTGATTGCTCAGCATACATGGACGCAAGGTTCATTACCCAGTTACATCCtcaatacatataaacaaaactcTACTTGGATTATGAGGCTATTAATATGTGTCAATAggtgaacatttatttatttatttattcattcattcatttatttatttattaagaataaCATTCAGTGCATTGCAAGAGGGCTTTATGAGGTTGGGCACTAACTAGCATGCCACCTGGGAAGAGGCATAattatctatccatttatttatttttgaggcacaatctcagtatgtagctctggctagcccagaacttgctttgtggccaagctgtccttgaactcatagagatccacctgcctctgcttcttgagtgctgagatgggTCATGACTTacagtcttagttacttttctgttgctgtgaaaacaccatgaacaaagcaacgtttaaaagaaaacattgaattggcttacagtttcagaaagatTAGAGCCTATTACCaggtcaggcatggcagcaggcaggcatggtgctagagcagggGCTGAGAGCTTACCTTCTTATCCTTTAGAAATCTTAAAGTACACTCCCAGTTACCTtcttccacaaggccacacttcctaatccttccaagACAGTTCCCCCAAtggaggaccaagtattcaaatgcatgaACCTATGTGGACCATTCACATTTAAAACACCACAAAAGATAAGTTAACTAGAGAACAACAAATTTGTTTGGTCACCATTCTGTATGACATAGGCCTCTTTAGATTGGAGACATGGAAAGGAAGGGTAAAGTATCCATTTCCCGCTTTGTTTCCATGAATCAGGAGAGTTAAGCGAAAACATGATTGGACACAAAGGGTGTGATCTCATTGTAATAGACTCAGTATTGGAAACCCAGGGAGGACACTCAGACTCCTGCTGTCCCTCTTCCTATTGCTTCTGGAGCAGAGCGTCTTCAAAAATGGGAGTCTTGGGATTGAATATCATAGGTCAGAGAATTTTCTGCATCCAACTCCAAGacagaaaggccagtgaaagttAGAATGATATTCCCAGTTTGCCTTGAGCAAAAGGGTTTCCTCGAGAGAATTTTCGGTTTCCATAGCATGGCTTTGAGAGgagatatcagaaaaaaaaaaaaaaaaaaagcaaagaggcCTGGAGACTGATTGCCAGGCACCATTTGGGGTCTAGCTTGGCACCTGCTGGTACACCTCTAATGGCTGATAGTTGGCAATCATCTTTTCAAGTGCCCTGGTGTGTGATACCTCCCCTGGACAAAGCTGAGGACTTCCTTCGTGACAAGGCACCTTCCTGCATTAAAGACGAGAAAGCATTATAGCCGAAGGAAGGTCAGGTGACGTGCAAAGATAACAGTGAAATATGATACACTAGAGGATGACCTGGGAATCTCAGCCTTGAGGGGTAGTGGCTCTCAGGCATGTACTACTGAGCCAGCCTTCTCTCTGATTTCTCCCTTCATGAGCATAGCTCTACTGCCTCCTCTATCTATCACCCACCATCCTGGCAACGGCCCAGATGGAAGGCTCTACTGTTCCGTTGCCCAAAGCACCTTTTATGTGTTCTCAAACTAGCCACCACGGGCTagtttttaaattcctttataTAGGAGACCAAAGGCCTAAAAATGCCTCTGTGTGTCCCCAGATGCTATGTATTATgtcaaagttaattttttttgagatgtaaAGATTGTATTACGGTTACGAGAACATTATTGTACATTATTTGAGAATAAAAGTacagaatattttcaaaatactttcagtttaaaattaattttatataaagtaaattttaattgATTCATATATGTAGGGGAAAtaagggaaagaggaagtgaaggagggagagagagagagagagagagagagagagaaagagggagagaggaggaggaggaggaggagagaatgagagcaAATGTTTACTTTTGACATGAACAGTCAAATTGGAGTAGCCAACATTGGGATTTGTGTGCCCTTGGGATTTTTCTACAAGTTAAATTATGTCAAACTAAATGACtaaatattcctttttttaatttctttctcatgaaaaatgaaatggcttttttttgCTCTACACACCTTGGTGAGATTCAAAATTCTGCATGAGATGACGGCATTCCTCTATAATAGTGTCTTCTATAATCTGTTTGCCCATGCCAAAGTTCCTTAAGGTGGTCAGGCTGAATCTTCTCATTGTTTTCCAGGTTTCTCCATGAGCAAAGGCGATTCCTTCCAGAGAAAAGAGTGTGTTTAAGCTACCCCCAACAGTGTTAAATTTAATGCTCAAGGAcagataaaaattataaataaaaactttgatttttttccctgccaGAAATAAGGGAAGAATGGATTGATGGTATAGTCTAATAGTAGTTATCTAGCATATTTCAAACCCGAATGTCTCAGcaagctaaaaaagaaaacaaatgagatgCTCCCCCCCACAAAGGGTAGGAAGTCTCCGATTTTCCATTTCCTAGAGGATTTACTGGAGAAAACACCCTAAATACATTCCCTTCTCTTGGAAATACACAAAAATCTTTCTGAAAATCAAGCCATCATTTTGTATTAATGTCCATATCACTAGAATGTCTTTTCTAAAGATCCGAAGACATGCCTGAAGTGATCAGGGAGGTAAGACCCTCATTTCTCAGCTCCTATGGAAAGATATGGGCCTAACTTTAGGGGGGAACTTAGCCTAACTTGTTAAACTAGCTTTTGTCATAAATATGtagtaaattaatttttcttggtATGAGTCCAATGAACAAAAACAGTATCTTgagtcttagttattttttttttttaatctggagaGCATGCAATGTGAACATCAGCTCTAGTATAAAAGGCATTTCTTCCCAGTTTTGCAGTGGCAGGTTGTGAAGCAAGTTCTTCTCCTGTAATGCTTATTCAGTAAGAAGGTGTCTTCTTCAGTCATATAGCAAGGACTTTTGGATTGagaaaacattttgtatttttttttgtcaataaaTTCCGTACACAATTTTTTTGGGTATTTTATTCTTATATCAAGCTAGGTGTGAATGAGGTGTCAATGAACCACTGTAAACAGATTCACTATTTTCCAGGGAGAAAGACTAGTCCAGAGCATAGAAAACCATCAAAATAAAGAGATaggaatacataaataaaacgtAGTTGATTTAATAATTTTAACCAAAGGGATATATTTGAAGTGTAAGGGTCATTACCTTTTCCATTGAAAAGTCTTTCAAATATAGGCACTCGAGAACGCTCCCCAAACTGATTGCCGTAATTAATAAGGGCATCTTTCACCCTCTCATAGCCAGAAAGCACCACCACCTTTCTCGGCCCCATGTGAATGCTGTAAATGGGGCCATATTTCTTGGAGAGCTTTGGtgtacaaggaaaaaaaaaagcagagaaacaaCTCAAACGTCACAATATAATAAAAAGTGAAGGTGATCGTGACCTTGGGACTGCTTTGCTAGGGTTATGCCTCCAGTCATCAAGGCACCTGGAGCCACGCTGATGACCTTCAGTTGGTAGTCCCTGGGCTCTATTTGATTTCAAATTTGAGAGTAAGAGTCTTCTTTTACTACAGAAGGACTCATTGTCTATCCCTATTATGTTTTTgtctgaaaacagaaaatgccCAGCCAGAACTCTAAAAAAACCATAAGACTTCTTTGGTACCATACTGATATATTCCATATAAACATCCTGTTTCTTAGGGTATGCTATGATGTTGGGTAGGGCCAAGTTAATTCTCCATTACTGCtaacatttttttattgaaagaaacatttcacttttctttaataaTTGAGAAGTAGCAGAAGCCAATGTATATGACATCCTGCCTTACTCTCACCTCCGTTATAACCTTGCCTGATGTAGATATATTATTCCTACTGAATAGAAAGGTTATTCTGTCTTCATGAGGCCACACAGTAGGTGGTGATGCTCAGCAAGGGCCACACAATCAGTGGCACACCAGCTGAGAGCCTCTGGTCTTAACCTAACTGAGCTTTGGAGAAGAGTAAGATGACAACTTGGAATACTCCTTTACATAGGAAACTTGACTTGTTTATAATTGCAACAGAAATCAAAGGATGGCTCAATGATTTAGAAAATTAGTACAATTAGAATTACTATTtcagaaacaaattaaaatgggAATTTGAGAACAGAGTGTCTTGTTTGAGAACTACTTTACATAGGATAGATTAGCTCAtgtcagaaaaataatttaaggattagtttaataaaaaaagagtatAGGTTATGGAAAAGCGTTGAAATCTCCCTTTTTGTAGGTAGAAATCATTCCGAACAATGGCATATCtgtggaaatgagaaaaaaatgagagaatatGTTGTAAAGAATTTAGGCTGGTTAATACATAAGCACAGGACAAGAATAGTCTAGAAATAAAGGTGAGGGACACATAATTAGATGAAAGGGTTTGTTGAAGAAAGATCTCATTCTTATGAGGAATTAACCTGATTTTGGATTGTAGGAGAAGGGGCCACAAAgttgttttaaatattgattttgtttttagaaagtgAATTTCTGGAAGTATATTCGTATGTAAAATGGAGATTaaaaatgccattttattttccCCCAGGTTATTTAGAAGGAGTATGTTAAATCCCCATGttgatttattaaataaaaaagaatacaacaAATTTCAAAGTGTTTTTACTTTTGTGCTGATTGAGGTAAAGTTATAGTCtctttagattttaaaattaaaacgtTACAAATTCTATGAGAACTCAACCCAGAAACACTTCAGAActtaaattttaaactttatagTTAATTTTCCAGCTCCAAGAGTTGACATTAGCTATCCTTGTAACCAATAACTGTAGAATTTTTTCAGTGAAAAACTGGAGGAATTTAGTCCAGTTCTTGCACCAGCTCTGTAAGCTGAAAGACCGTGATACAAAGGGACAGAATCTCAACTCATTCATCACATTAATAGAAGACCTGGATCTAAACTGTTGGATCCGTAATACAGATTCCCATCTTATTTATGAAAGAGTTTTGAGTAGTTAACTTGAAGTTTGCAGATAAACCAATCATCAAAACTTAGATGTTTTATAGTAGgtcatatatgaaaaaaatctagatcAAAACATTTGAGGTGAAGATTATATGCCATAAATACTACAGCATAAAGTTGCCACTTATGTCCTTGAATCATGTTGgctaatctacacacacacacgcacacacacacacacacacacacacacacacgtacaaattTCAATGTGTATATGCATTTTTAAGCAGCTCTGCTAATTTTGAAATCTGATGACCTCAAAACATATATATGAACTATTGTTAGCACATGTAAGCTATTAAACATCTCAGTTCAAGAATGAtgtagcaacacacacacacacacacacacacacacacacacacacacacacaccccaagcgaATGATCACATATGCCTTTATGTCTTACCTCCAGCATGGTTTGATATGGCCTCTTGAGGTTGAGCATGTGTAGATTTCCAATAACTGGCCAAGGTTTGGGTCCTGGAGGAGACTGTAGTTTGGATGCTCTAGCCTTAAAGactttactatttaaaataaaaatgagtatgaGTCCCAGAAGTGCAAGTATAGCCGAAGAATCAAACCCACTCATTATCTTAAGCTGATATAATTATTAAAGAATTAGAGATCTTCCCAATTACAGTCAGATAGACTCAACACTTCTGATGCTAATCAAAGACTTCAAGGTGCTGCTAAGGTTGCTATAGCCACTGTCTTTCACCTATTTTATAATTAAGCCGAGATAAACCCTGTTCTGCATCCTTGCCCTGTTTTCATCTTTTACCTTTCCTCTTTGCCCTTCCAGGTCAACTTGTTCTGTCCAATAAAACCTAGAAGGATTTTCTTTTCATGTAAAACTGGGATTAATCTTATGTTTCCTGATAGATAATACACGCTTAATCCCAAACACAAAGTCCACACTTCCACAGTGAGATCAATTGCATTGTTTGGTAAGTAGAGTGAAGCCTGATCTCTAAACGGGTGGATAGATGTGACAGCCACATCAAGAGCTTCAAGTTTCTTAGACTGTTATGCGATCTTATGTGTCCTTCCCTTTAAGGCCCTGGACAGGGCACTTGTTAGAAGCTTAGTAAGCACTGAGCACAGACTCTCGTTCAGGTCTTCAGTAATCTCTTCTAAAAACATTTGAGAGATTGGGGCCACtagaaggaaatggaggaaagTAATGGTGTGTGGGTATATTCAATTTATATTATACAATGATACAGAACTTTTAAAGAACATTATTAGATATTTTATTAGTGTGTTCTAATTCTAATAATTGGCATTATTTTGATAATACACACATAGAATACAGTTTGATCATATTCTATTTCCCAATTGCCCCCTCTTTTACTTCTTCCCACCTCCTACTGGccccctcctttttaaaaattaattaatttatttattatgtatacagaagagggtgccagatctcattacagatggttgtgagccaccatgtgggtgctgggaattgaactcaggacctttggaagagcagttggtgctcttaacttctgagccatctctccagtcctcccctcctctttctaaATAGTCCCCCTTTTacttcatgtcttttaaaaaaattcagattcTGTATACGAAAGAAAGCATGCATGACTTCCTTCAAGTTGACATTTTATTCAATtcacataattttattctttatatctAAATAGTGCTTTTTTGTATATGCATAttgcatttcttccttcctttcttccttctctccctcctcctgccatccctcctctttttttctctcactctctcttccctcctccaccccctctcttTGTCTAtttgcttttgcattttatttatcgtgtgtgtgtgtgtgtgtgtgtgtgtgtgtgtgtgtgtgtgtgtgtgtacacactgtgtgaaggtcagagtaTGGCTAGGGGCAGATGATTTCCTCCTATATGTGGATCCTGGGGTCATCACATTTGGCAGTAGGCCCTTTTACCTCCTGAGTCCTCTCACTGACCTCcactccatgttttctttatctatttacaTATTTGTGGTGCGTAGGGTGATTCCACAACTCAGTTATTATGACTAATGACAACAACCATGGGAGGGATGGTAACTATTACACTCTGACATTTACTCCTTTAGGTATGCATCCAGGGGTGGGTAGCTGTATCATAtcatcttgctatatagcctacACTGGACTTAAGCTGGCAaccttcccatctcagcctctggagtgctgggcttacaggtgtgcactacttGTCTGTTTGCATAACCTTTATTGAGCCTTTACTTCTCAGCTAACACAGAAAAACATAATGACAGCACAGCATATAAGTAACTGAATCACTTGATGAATACTGGGTATGCAGCCCTTGGTGTACATTGAAGGTTCAGAATCTGCCGTCCATCCTTTTCCTTTCACTGACCAGCTCTCTTGTTTGTGTCTtcattcttttctgaagaggaccTGTCTTGTTATCCCATTTGTCATCTTTCTTTGCGCTTTTAACACGAGGGAAGCTCTCTCTAGTTCAGTTGTTCAAGAAAGAAATGCACATTTTTCCTTTCTGCGTCAGAACTGTGAAAAGGAAGTTGGTTAACAGGTTGCAGCAACTAATGTTAATGCACACTGCTTCCTTGATGGCATTTCCCCTCATTTGTTCACTTGATACCTCTATAGTTCATATTGAGTTTGTCATTTTGTCTCTGCATCAAACCAAAATTCTTGAAAGTGAGTATGcttcctttttacttttcattttatttattttttgtttttgagaaaggattttacTTTGTGTCacttgctggcctagaactttctatgtagaccaggttggcctggaactcacagaaatcttcttGTTTCTAACTCTTGAGTTCTAAGTACTGCAACTGAAGCCATGCACCACTGACACTTGCTTTCCTTCTGAGAGTCTAGGATGTTGGTACATACCAAGCACGAAGTACCTTTATTACTAGTCTCTGGCAAAATTCTGGAGCACCACAGCCATAACAATTTTGGTGGTAGACTGAATTTCACAATGTTACACTTCAGTTGCTATACTAATTCACAGCTGTGAGTGTGATGACACTAAGTCTTGTAGCTCCTGCTAGCAGATCACTGAACCTGGTTGTGTTCTCAGGAGTGCCTGGGAAACAAATAAATGCTGAGGATGTGTGCTGGCAGCCTTAGGgcagatgaagaagaaagataagaggggggggggaaggcatGCTTtgatgaaatttttgttttgatacTTCTATATGTAGCCAAGGCAGaacttgaacttactatgtagcccaggctggtctcaaacacatgattcttctttcctcagcctcccaagtgcaggcatCACAGATATGTGCCATCATTTCTGGTTAAACCTTAGAGGTTTGTAatggaaaatattatatattgttaCCTACCTAGGGCTATTCATAAAATAGACACTAGTATACTTAAAGTAGAGATAGTAACAACTGCCTTAAGCTGTTCTTGTTTATATTGGTTCTGGAAGTATTTCTGGCTTATATTTAAACCAGGCTTCTGTTTCCTTTAAAATGTGTGCATCTGTATTTCCATACTGTTACACTCTGTGTCATGGGAGTTTAGCGAACCTTCTGTTCATCACATTCTAAATACACAACTTCACCTGTTAAATAGTAAAGTAGATGTTCATAAAACACAGGATCCTTGCTCTCCATCCCCCCTAAACCCTAATAAGACAACGGATCATTGTTTTGAAAAAGTCTACAGCTTTTATAAATACACCATACAAGAGTGGTGCTGAGATTTTGAACATCACCCAGACAACTCATCAAAATCCTTATTTGTATTTCATCTCAAATTTCTTTTGACA
The sequence above is drawn from the Onychomys torridus chromosome 18, mOncTor1.1, whole genome shotgun sequence genome and encodes:
- the LOC118569845 gene encoding cytochrome P450 2K6-like; protein product: MSGFDSSAILALLGLILIFILNSKVFKARASKLQSPPGPKPWPVIGNLHMLNLKRPYQTMLELSKKYGPIYSIHMGPRKVVVLSGYERVKDALINYGNQFGERSRVPIFERLFNGKGIAFAHGETWKTMRRFSLTTLRNFGMGKQIIEDTIIEECRHLMQNFESHQGKPFEIKRVLNASVANVIVSVLLGKRFDYQDPHFLRLLSLIGENVKLIGSPRIVLFNMFPVLGFLLRSHKKIIRNRDELFSFIRMTFLEHHHNLDKNDPRSLIDAFLLRQQEENNTSAYYFNEENLLPLVSNLFAAGTETTASTLRWGIILMMRYPEVQEKVHDEIIKVVGSAQPRIEHRTQMPYTDAVVHEIQRVANILPTSLPHETTTDVVFKNYYIPKGTEVITLLTSVLRDQTQWETPDTFNPAHFLSSEGKFVKRDAFMPFSVGRRMCAGEPLAKMELFLFFSSLMQKFTFQPPPGVSHLDLDLTPDIGFTIQPMPHKICAVLRASAL